Proteins encoded within one genomic window of Lysinibacillus louembei:
- a CDS encoding nucleotidyltransferase-like protein codes for MEQILRPIYQERASHPDTLGIILINKKENALNITNTFDSVLLIIVKDQDSSIFTKHYMYGDKKMVMHILTEKRLKKWLFVGSHKRLVDWLFFGKVIFDRNEFLYKLRSELQEFPFFGRKIKTGIQFSKLIRRYLEGKEFFESGNYLDSYSHVVESLHHLGRLSIIDNGLYPEVTVWAQVKKIEPAIYKLYEELVMSDESLEKRLELLFLAIEFLINSRTQDAAQHILEIMVTQPSWTIQQLHEQEELSLYSTELEVFVEYLVDKEYILVEPTLAKSESVFHRNYVVDRQFVESKYNLGKV; via the coding sequence ATGGAGCAAATTTTACGTCCAATTTATCAGGAACGTGCGAGCCATCCTGATACACTAGGAATTATTTTAATAAACAAAAAAGAAAATGCATTAAATATTACAAATACATTTGATTCTGTACTTCTTATTATTGTGAAAGATCAAGATAGCTCTATTTTCACGAAGCATTATATGTATGGCGATAAAAAAATGGTAATGCATATACTAACGGAGAAACGCTTGAAAAAATGGTTATTTGTAGGCTCACATAAGCGATTAGTAGATTGGCTATTTTTCGGGAAGGTCATTTTTGATCGTAATGAGTTTTTATATAAGCTCCGTTCAGAGTTACAGGAGTTTCCTTTCTTTGGACGTAAAATTAAAACGGGAATTCAATTTAGTAAACTTATTCGTCGTTATTTAGAGGGGAAAGAGTTTTTTGAAAGCGGAAATTATTTAGATTCTTATAGTCATGTTGTGGAATCATTACATCATTTAGGTCGATTGTCGATTATTGATAATGGTTTATATCCAGAAGTAACTGTTTGGGCGCAAGTAAAGAAGATTGAACCAGCAATTTATAAATTATATGAAGAATTAGTAATGAGTGATGAAAGCTTAGAAAAACGCTTAGAGCTACTCTTTTTAGCAATTGAGTTTTTAATTAATTCAAGAACGCAGGATGCGGCGCAGCATATTTTAGAAATTATGGTGACACAACCATCATGGACAATTCAGCAATTACATGAGCAAGAAGAGCTTTCCTTATATTCAACAGAGCTAGAAGTGTTTGTCGAGTATTTGGTAGACAAGGAATATATTTTAGTTGAGCCAACCTTGGCGAAAAGTGAGTCAGTGTTCCATCGCAATTATGTAGTTGATCGACAATTTGTAGAAAGCAAATATAATTTAGGGAAAGTATGA
- the trmL gene encoding tRNA (uridine(34)/cytosine(34)/5-carboxymethylaminomethyluridine(34)-2'-O)-methyltransferase TrmL, which translates to MPLHIVLYQPEIPANTGNIARTCAGTNTSLHLIRPLGFSTDDKMLKRAGLDYWEHVHVVYHDSLEDFIAYSEGGDVYLIETYSDEPFTTHDFSDSERNIYFMFGKETTGLPKDFAYERRDMCLRIPQSDHIRSLNLSNTAAIVIYEALRQQGYPGLK; encoded by the coding sequence ATGCCATTGCATATTGTTTTATATCAGCCAGAAATTCCAGCAAATACAGGAAATATTGCACGTACATGTGCTGGGACGAATACGAGCTTACATTTAATTCGTCCGTTAGGCTTTTCAACAGATGATAAAATGCTGAAGCGAGCTGGTCTTGATTATTGGGAGCACGTTCATGTCGTGTATCACGATTCATTAGAGGATTTTATCGCTTATAGCGAGGGCGGCGATGTCTATTTAATTGAAACATACAGTGATGAGCCGTTTACAACGCATGATTTTAGTGACAGTGAGCGCAATATTTATTTCATGTTTGGTAAGGAAACGACAGGTTTGCCGAAGGATTTTGCTTATGAGCGTCGAGATATGTGCTTACGCATTCCACAGAGCGACCATATTCGTTCCTTGAATTTATCGAATACAGCGGCGATTGTTATTTATGAGGCGTTAAGGCAGCAAGGATATCCAGGGCTGAAATAG
- a CDS encoding response regulator transcription factor, which translates to MTKILVVEDEFAISQVLKVYLEKVGYQVVQCYNGGQALALFNEHQPNLVLLDIMLPDKNGWSILQEIRQQSSCPVMMLTALGEVQDRLAGFDKGADDYIVKPFVADEMIARVKAVLRRSQGNEQSTFMKRFGQLEIDMRAHTVTLHGQEVVLTPRDLSVLLFLAEYPNQTFTRDQLIEHVWGWEYDGSDRAVDLAIKRLRKALTDWDVAEGEIRTLRGLGYQLSVAKK; encoded by the coding sequence ATGACAAAAATACTTGTAGTGGAAGACGAATTTGCGATTAGTCAGGTGCTGAAGGTCTATTTAGAGAAGGTTGGTTATCAAGTTGTGCAATGCTATAATGGCGGACAGGCTCTAGCATTATTTAACGAGCATCAGCCAAATTTAGTATTGCTTGATATTATGCTGCCTGATAAAAATGGCTGGTCAATTTTGCAGGAAATTCGTCAGCAAAGTAGCTGTCCTGTTATGATGCTGACAGCCTTAGGCGAGGTACAGGATCGTTTAGCCGGCTTTGATAAAGGGGCGGATGATTATATTGTGAAGCCCTTTGTGGCAGATGAGATGATTGCAAGAGTGAAGGCGGTATTACGACGTTCGCAAGGCAATGAGCAATCAACCTTTATGAAGCGCTTTGGACAGCTTGAAATTGATATGAGGGCACACACAGTTACATTGCATGGACAGGAGGTTGTATTAACGCCGAGAGATTTATCTGTTCTGCTTTTTTTGGCAGAGTATCCGAATCAAACGTTTACAAGAGATCAGTTAATCGAGCATGTATGGGGCTGGGAATATGATGGCAGTGACCGTGCTGTCGATTTAGCTATTAAACGATTACGCAAGGCATTGACTGATTGGGATGTAGCGGAAGGTGAAATTAGGACATTGCGAGGATTGGGGTATCAGCTAAGTGTTGCAAAAAAATAA
- a CDS encoding DUF4253 domain-containing protein, with amino-acid sequence MLEEMLGYLQGQPTKVMSATQWSEKEGVLIVPSYNLSEMLEEVYEEHESLSNFVQQQRQQMQHISMEDVWRKIAESNLFHLELELSKKSFEEIYQLSSPQTINESFLDEVQKESDVSSFIIDEQWIDERNEYEEGQVIVMAVPTDKAFEATLWMPMGGFNECPLPLYQAMVMKHWREQYDAKPIAVTQDCWIVKTGKKPATFEEALILAKEHVLFCQYVLEAFSTIGEYADYLMKESVWYFWWD; translated from the coding sequence ATGCTGGAGGAAATGTTAGGCTATTTGCAGGGACAACCTACGAAGGTAATGTCTGCAACGCAATGGTCTGAAAAAGAAGGGGTACTCATTGTGCCGAGCTATAATTTGTCAGAAATGCTTGAGGAAGTATATGAGGAGCATGAATCTTTAAGTAATTTTGTACAACAGCAGCGACAGCAAATGCAGCATATAAGCATGGAGGACGTTTGGCGTAAAATTGCAGAATCAAATCTTTTTCATTTGGAGCTTGAGCTAAGTAAGAAAAGCTTTGAGGAAATTTACCAATTGAGCTCCCCTCAAACAATTAATGAATCATTTTTAGATGAGGTACAGAAGGAAAGCGATGTTAGCTCATTTATAATAGATGAACAATGGATTGATGAACGCAATGAATATGAGGAAGGGCAAGTAATCGTTATGGCTGTGCCTACAGACAAGGCGTTCGAGGCTACTTTATGGATGCCAATGGGTGGCTTTAATGAATGTCCTTTACCTCTTTATCAGGCAATGGTGATGAAGCATTGGCGAGAGCAATATGATGCGAAGCCGATTGCTGTAACGCAGGACTGCTGGATTGTAAAAACAGGAAAGAAGCCTGCTACATTTGAGGAAGCATTAATTTTAGCAAAAGAGCATGTTTTATTTTGCCAATATGTTTTAGAAGCCTTTTCAACGATTGGAGAGTATGCTGACTATTTAATGAAGGAATCAGTTTGGTATTTTTGGTGGGATTAA
- a CDS encoding catalase, with product MKDNTNSSNKKREQLEQFIHESEGKKMTSNEGITISDDENSLTAGERGPTLIEDFLAREKLAHFDRERIPERVVHARGYGAHGEFQLYESLSDLTMADFLQDPNKKTPLFVRFSQVVGSKGCNETNRDVRGFSVKFYTDDGNYDLIAINMPVFFIQDAIKFPDLIHSVKPEPDNEYPQGQTAHNTFWDFMANNKETAHMSLWIASNRAFPKSFRTMEGFGVHTFRLVNKDGVSHFVKFHIKPLLGVHSLIWDEAQRLGSDADFHRRDLWENIEVGNYPEYELAIQVMKEEDEFAFDFDILDPTKLWPEEDFPLRKIGKIIINRNVDNTFAETEQSAFHPGNIVRGIDFSNDPLLQGRLFSYTDTQQARLGANHQQLPINRPVCPFANNQRDGASRMIIDRGKVAYHRNGLANNTPYTVPGTQGGFVTYPATVEGHKVRKTAPSFNDHYSQAKMFWNSMSDMEKRQIIGAYCFELGKCGPFVRQEWVNILAHISSELAHSVSKQLGTTVPDVEESPVIKSSPALSLQNTIFVPDTLRVAVFLAEGFDGPSVSKLLDELSAAKLRVVIVHETLGQVSGTEGVSYEVHDSFLTGSPLVYDGILIVGSGNITTHFAYTAQKFTTDIYNHFKPIGIIQNGEAILKSLSFSSDEGIVTDAEENFANRFINTMAKQRFWGRPSFLYPTL from the coding sequence TTGAAGGATAACACAAATTCGTCTAATAAAAAACGTGAGCAATTAGAACAGTTTATTCATGAATCTGAAGGAAAGAAAATGACCTCCAATGAAGGTATTACGATTTCTGATGATGAAAATTCATTAACAGCTGGCGAACGTGGACCGACACTGATTGAAGATTTTCTTGCACGTGAAAAGTTAGCACATTTTGATCGTGAGCGTATTCCTGAACGTGTCGTACATGCAAGAGGATATGGGGCTCATGGCGAATTTCAGCTATATGAATCATTATCAGACTTAACAATGGCTGATTTTTTGCAAGACCCTAATAAAAAAACACCATTATTTGTACGTTTTTCACAAGTTGTTGGATCCAAAGGCTGTAATGAGACAAATCGTGATGTTCGTGGATTTTCCGTTAAATTTTATACGGATGACGGTAACTATGATTTAATTGCTATTAATATGCCCGTATTTTTTATTCAAGATGCAATCAAATTCCCTGATTTAATTCATTCGGTTAAGCCAGAGCCCGATAATGAATATCCACAAGGGCAAACAGCACACAATACATTTTGGGACTTTATGGCGAACAACAAAGAAACTGCCCATATGTCTTTATGGATCGCATCTAATCGTGCATTTCCTAAAAGCTTTAGAACAATGGAAGGGTTTGGTGTACACACTTTCCGTTTGGTGAATAAGGATGGTGTATCTCACTTTGTTAAATTTCATATAAAGCCGTTGCTTGGTGTACATTCATTAATATGGGATGAAGCACAACGCCTTGGTTCTGATGCTGATTTCCATCGTAGAGATTTGTGGGAAAATATTGAAGTTGGCAACTATCCTGAATATGAACTAGCCATTCAAGTGATGAAAGAAGAGGATGAATTTGCCTTTGATTTTGATATATTAGACCCAACAAAATTATGGCCTGAAGAAGATTTCCCTTTACGTAAAATCGGTAAAATCATTATTAATCGTAATGTTGATAATACCTTTGCAGAAACTGAACAAAGTGCATTTCATCCTGGGAATATTGTGCGGGGCATTGATTTTTCAAATGATCCACTTCTTCAAGGAAGATTATTCTCCTATACAGACACTCAACAGGCTCGACTTGGTGCGAATCACCAACAACTGCCTATCAATCGTCCAGTATGTCCATTTGCTAATAACCAGCGTGATGGCGCATCAAGGATGATTATCGATCGTGGAAAGGTTGCTTATCATCGAAATGGGCTTGCCAATAATACACCATATACAGTACCAGGCACACAGGGTGGATTCGTCACTTATCCTGCAACAGTAGAAGGGCATAAAGTGAGAAAAACAGCTCCATCATTTAATGATCATTACTCTCAAGCGAAAATGTTTTGGAATAGTATGAGTGACATGGAAAAGCGTCAAATCATTGGTGCCTATTGCTTCGAGCTTGGAAAATGCGGACCATTTGTACGACAGGAATGGGTGAATATACTTGCTCATATTAGCAGCGAATTGGCACACAGCGTTTCCAAGCAATTAGGTACTACAGTGCCTGATGTGGAGGAGTCTCCGGTTATAAAATCCTCCCCAGCGCTTAGTCTCCAAAATACGATTTTTGTACCTGATACATTGCGTGTTGCGGTATTCTTAGCTGAAGGCTTCGATGGTCCTAGTGTAAGTAAGCTATTGGATGAATTATCAGCAGCGAAATTAAGAGTGGTAATTGTGCATGAAACATTAGGGCAAGTAAGCGGAACTGAAGGTGTATCATATGAAGTACATGATAGCTTTTTAACAGGTTCTCCACTTGTATATGATGGTATTCTTATTGTTGGAAGTGGCAATATCACTACACATTTTGCTTATACAGCTCAAAAATTTACAACCGATATCTACAACCATTTCAAACCTATCGGCATTATTCAAAATGGTGAGGCTATACTTAAATCACTAAGCTTCTCAAGTGATGAGGGAATTGTAACTGATGCAGAAGAGAATTTTGCTAACAGATTTATAAATACAATGGCGAAGCAAAGATTCTGGGGCCGTCCAAGTTTCCTTTATCCTACGTTATAA
- the queG gene encoding tRNA epoxyqueuosine(34) reductase QueG, translating to MNVTDLQTELILYAKSIGVDKIGFTTASPFIELKNRLRRQQELGYQSGFEESDIEKRTEPLQLLDQAESIIAIALAYPSKMQDAPLGKKGERRGIFCRASWGVDYHVAVRERLQLIEAWLCERVPDVKIKSMVDTGELSDRAVAERAGIGWSAKNCSIITPEFGSYVYLGELITNIPFAPDQPMEDECGECRLCIDVCPTGAIVEGGQLNAQRCIAFLTQTKGFLPDEFRGKIGNRLYGCDTCQTVCPKNKGKVNWIHEEFMPDPELAKPLLEPLLMISNKEFKTKFGHVSGSWRGKKPIQRNAILALAHFKEQQAVPELLAVMKKDERPVIRGTAAWALGKIGGQGVKEALLAAKEREQDAEVLAEIDKGLALLVEIE from the coding sequence ATGAATGTCACTGATTTACAGACAGAGCTTATTTTGTATGCAAAATCAATCGGTGTCGATAAAATTGGATTTACAACAGCCTCTCCGTTTATCGAATTAAAAAATCGTTTGCGTCGCCAGCAAGAGTTAGGCTATCAATCTGGCTTTGAAGAGTCCGATATTGAGAAAAGAACAGAGCCGTTACAATTGTTAGATCAAGCAGAGAGCATTATTGCAATTGCTCTTGCCTATCCTTCTAAAATGCAAGATGCCCCTTTAGGGAAAAAGGGGGAGCGGCGCGGCATATTTTGTCGTGCTTCTTGGGGAGTGGATTATCATGTTGCCGTACGTGAGCGTTTGCAGTTAATTGAGGCATGGCTATGTGAGCGTGTACCAGATGTTAAAATAAAATCAATGGTTGATACAGGAGAGCTGTCAGACCGTGCAGTAGCAGAGCGTGCAGGCATCGGCTGGAGCGCTAAAAATTGTTCTATTATTACGCCAGAGTTTGGCTCTTATGTTTATTTAGGTGAGCTAATTACAAACATTCCATTTGCACCAGACCAGCCAATGGAGGACGAATGTGGTGAGTGCAGACTTTGCATTGATGTATGCCCAACAGGTGCTATTGTGGAGGGAGGGCAATTAAATGCACAGCGCTGCATCGCCTTTTTAACACAGACAAAAGGCTTTTTACCTGATGAGTTTCGTGGGAAAATTGGCAATCGTCTATATGGCTGTGATACATGCCAGACAGTTTGCCCGAAAAATAAAGGCAAGGTGAATTGGATTCATGAGGAATTTATGCCTGATCCAGAGTTAGCAAAGCCTTTGTTAGAGCCACTATTAATGATTTCAAACAAGGAATTTAAAACGAAGTTTGGACATGTTTCTGGCTCATGGCGTGGTAAAAAGCCAATTCAGCGCAACGCCATTTTAGCGCTAGCTCATTTTAAGGAGCAGCAGGCTGTGCCAGAGCTATTAGCAGTTATGAAAAAGGATGAGCGCCCCGTCATTCGCGGAACTGCCGCATGGGCGCTTGGAAAAATTGGTGGACAAGGTGTCAAAGAAGCGTTGCTAGCAGCAAAAGAGCGTGAGCAAGATGCAGAAGTGCTAGCTGAAATCGACAAAGGGCTAGCATTATTAGTAGAAATTGAGTGA
- a CDS encoding suppressor of fused domain protein produces the protein MTEEENYEAPGWDAIDQAVEKIYGEQQPAHYGTMIPYALGGNDPLDGISVYKSEQPIAHWHFVTYGFSELYEKESDNVEVSGYGFELTFRLARDIAEEEPPAWALNLLQNMGRYVFSSGNVFRAGDYLDANGPICLDADTQLTALAFIEDLELATMDTANGQVQFLQMIGITADELEAVQTWNTRGLLEACQSYMPYYITDLERASMVTIQEVQDAIEQGIKQDGSSTGYLYNEQLAWSSSETKSAILTIGAKQANIIKKTLNGRLLKNKSLILVGQQAQITLNIGDIPVIEESEEGVEITLHHAALEELNTILEPKEKTVSLSTFKSLEIHIIPTSIKDQDGNILETIG, from the coding sequence ATGACGGAGGAAGAAAATTATGAGGCACCTGGCTGGGATGCTATTGATCAAGCTGTAGAAAAAATATATGGTGAGCAACAGCCAGCTCACTATGGCACAATGATTCCATACGCGCTTGGTGGAAATGATCCATTAGACGGTATAAGCGTTTATAAGAGTGAGCAGCCTATAGCACATTGGCATTTTGTTACATATGGCTTTTCAGAGCTATATGAAAAGGAATCGGATAATGTTGAAGTTAGTGGCTATGGCTTTGAATTAACATTTCGTTTAGCAAGGGACATTGCGGAGGAAGAGCCGCCAGCTTGGGCGCTTAATTTATTGCAAAATATGGGGAGATACGTATTTAGCAGTGGCAATGTATTTCGCGCAGGGGATTACTTAGATGCGAATGGACCGATTTGTCTTGATGCTGATACACAATTAACAGCGCTTGCTTTTATTGAAGATTTAGAGCTTGCTACAATGGATACAGCGAATGGGCAAGTTCAATTTTTACAGATGATAGGGATTACAGCAGATGAGCTTGAAGCTGTTCAAACTTGGAATACAAGAGGTTTACTAGAAGCTTGTCAGTCATATATGCCTTACTATATTACGGATTTAGAGCGAGCATCAATGGTAACGATACAAGAGGTGCAGGATGCTATAGAGCAAGGAATTAAACAAGATGGTTCTAGCACAGGTTATTTATACAATGAACAGCTAGCGTGGAGCTCAAGCGAGACAAAGTCAGCTATATTAACGATTGGTGCTAAGCAAGCAAATATCATAAAGAAAACATTAAATGGACGCCTTTTAAAAAATAAGTCACTTATCCTTGTAGGACAGCAAGCACAAATTACTTTGAATATTGGCGATATACCTGTAATAGAAGAAAGTGAAGAAGGTGTAGAAATTACACTTCATCATGCTGCATTAGAGGAATTGAATACGATACTAGAACCTAAGGAAAAAACAGTGAGTCTTTCTACGTTTAAAAGCTTAGAGATTCATATTATACCTACCTCTATAAAAGACCAGGATGGCAATATTCTAGAAACAATAGGCTAA
- a CDS encoding S66 peptidase family protein gives MKIRPAKLTQGDTVGVIALSSPLKMEQLPIKLELLERLGLRYKLGRTIAEFDGFLAGSDEERLADLHAMIADEEIQAIFCVRGGYGIGRLLDKIDYQLLQENPKIIWGFSDVTSLHVAVNQFADLVTFHGPMLSESSESLDELSAKMFQQLFTPMEIHYDEGISKLETIVGGVARGELIGGNLNRLVSTLATKFEADLQDKIVVLEDIHESPDRVDGMLNQLRLARKLEQVAGFVIGDFNGVEEAELLKIVSHYLKPLNKPVVAGFKIGHCRPNIGLPLGVEAILDADAKVLRILPGVE, from the coding sequence TTGAAAATTAGACCAGCAAAATTAACGCAGGGCGATACGGTTGGGGTGATTGCATTAAGCAGTCCATTAAAAATGGAACAGCTTCCAATTAAGCTAGAATTGCTTGAACGATTAGGTTTACGTTATAAGTTAGGAAGGACAATTGCGGAGTTTGATGGGTTTTTAGCGGGTAGTGATGAGGAACGCCTAGCAGATTTGCATGCGATGATAGCGGATGAAGAGATTCAAGCAATCTTTTGTGTGCGTGGGGGCTACGGAATTGGCAGACTGCTAGATAAAATCGATTATCAGCTTTTGCAGGAGAATCCCAAAATTATTTGGGGCTTTTCTGACGTGACGAGTCTGCATGTAGCAGTAAACCAATTTGCAGATTTAGTGACGTTTCACGGACCGATGTTAAGTGAAAGTAGCGAATCTTTAGATGAGCTATCTGCAAAAATGTTTCAGCAATTATTTACACCGATGGAGATTCATTATGATGAAGGGATTTCCAAGCTTGAAACAATTGTTGGTGGAGTAGCTCGTGGGGAATTAATTGGAGGCAATTTAAATCGTCTTGTGAGTACGCTAGCAACCAAATTCGAAGCGGATTTGCAGGATAAAATCGTTGTGTTAGAGGATATTCATGAGTCGCCAGATCGTGTTGATGGAATGCTGAATCAATTGCGCTTGGCTCGTAAGCTGGAGCAGGTGGCAGGCTTTGTCATTGGAGATTTTAATGGTGTCGAAGAAGCGGAGCTATTGAAAATTGTTTCGCATTATTTGAAGCCATTGAACAAACCTGTAGTAGCAGGCTTTAAAATCGGGCATTGCAGACCGAATATTGGTCTTCCATTGGGGGTTGAGGCGATATTAGATGCAGATGCGAAAGTGTTAAGAATACTACCTGGTGTGGAATAA
- a CDS encoding HAMP domain-containing sensor histidine kinase — translation MLQKNKKTTLLRYWTSRYLATLLIGLAIIFLLSASWIRHTAFTNRIEMMTFLAEETVYRLTDTTDKMPNFIDERGRLQMREIDPILYIADADGNILTSNRPMPPDSIKNVATWLEGDKEYTKVSLMPQGEHYLVKKPIYVDEALYGWVLVLEDERHLTQVNQAYGQLALLIGALAVLGWGAIYFLSRRLAAPIKQVADAAKQIQDGNYDVYLPENNKEQEVDELVTSFKEMATKLEQLEKTRTELLAGVTHELKTPVTSISGLLQAVNDGVVTGDEAQAFIQMALQETTKMKTMVGDLLAFNRFAVDALPVHIETIYMNEIVRNIVQQWELLHEKQQLVVHYLEPDAEIQADVVRLQQILTNLLTNAEQAIEQQGTITITIKQEEKHVIMTIQDTGKGILPEDQPFIFERFYRGENKKYAVRGLGLGLSLSKMMAQSIGGDLQLINSSEAGTSFEITLVKAV, via the coding sequence GTGTTGCAAAAAAATAAAAAAACGACGTTGCTACGTTATTGGACAAGCCGCTATTTGGCAACATTGCTTATAGGACTAGCGATTATTTTCCTTCTTTCAGCAAGCTGGATTCGCCATACAGCCTTTACGAATCGCATTGAAATGATGACATTTTTAGCAGAGGAAACGGTTTATCGGCTGACAGACACAACAGATAAAATGCCAAACTTTATCGATGAGCGAGGGCGGCTGCAAATGCGTGAAATTGACCCAATTTTATATATAGCGGATGCAGATGGGAATATTTTAACAAGCAATCGGCCGATGCCACCAGACAGTATAAAAAATGTGGCGACATGGTTAGAGGGCGATAAAGAATATACAAAAGTATCCTTGATGCCACAGGGTGAGCATTATCTTGTCAAAAAGCCAATTTATGTGGATGAAGCGCTATATGGATGGGTGCTTGTATTAGAGGACGAGCGTCATTTAACACAGGTGAATCAAGCATATGGGCAGCTCGCTTTATTGATAGGTGCCTTAGCAGTGCTTGGTTGGGGAGCGATTTATTTTTTATCAAGGCGTTTAGCAGCACCGATTAAGCAAGTAGCAGATGCAGCGAAGCAAATTCAAGATGGCAATTATGATGTGTATTTACCTGAAAATAATAAGGAACAAGAGGTTGATGAGCTTGTGACATCATTTAAGGAGATGGCAACGAAGCTAGAGCAGCTAGAAAAAACGCGTACCGAATTATTGGCAGGGGTGACGCATGAATTGAAAACACCTGTAACATCGATTAGCGGCTTATTACAAGCAGTGAATGATGGTGTTGTAACAGGAGATGAGGCACAAGCCTTTATCCAAATGGCCTTACAGGAAACAACGAAAATGAAAACGATGGTTGGCGATTTGCTCGCATTTAACCGTTTTGCGGTTGATGCGCTGCCTGTTCATATTGAAACAATTTATATGAATGAGATTGTACGAAATATAGTACAGCAATGGGAGCTATTGCATGAGAAGCAACAGCTTGTGGTACATTATCTTGAGCCTGATGCTGAGATACAGGCGGATGTAGTGCGTTTACAGCAAATATTAACGAATTTATTGACGAATGCTGAGCAAGCAATTGAGCAGCAAGGAACGATTACAATAACAATTAAGCAAGAGGAAAAGCATGTCATTATGACAATTCAAGATACGGGAAAAGGCATTTTACCAGAGGATCAGCCATTTATTTTTGAGCGCTTTTACCGAGGGGAAAATAAAAAGTACGCGGTGCGTGGCTTAGGATTAGGTCTGTCACTAAGCAAAATGATGGCACAATCCATCGGTGGTGATTTGCAATTGATTAACAGCAGCGAGGCTGGAACAAGCTTCGAAATAACTTTAGTGAAAGCAGTATGA
- a CDS encoding B3/B4 domain-containing protein → MKISLRDSLSTYNLKIGIIYYNKIVVSDSPQMIKGRIQLYQENLFLEMQETPVTERAGIAEWRKLWKTLGADPNRYRHSAESLMRRIAKQNYLTPFHSAVDLNNFFSLQYEVPIGIYDMDKLQGDIEIALGDEETGYEGLNGRYNSLKNILYTHDELGAFGSPFVDSQRTAVTEQTTSALQILYLRPSQSEDNCKELLAAIGKMFTQVNGGDFSIALLSNTTKEVPLNDFISGSN, encoded by the coding sequence ATGAAAATTTCATTGCGCGATTCACTTTCTACATATAATTTAAAAATCGGCATTATTTATTATAACAAAATTGTCGTGTCAGATTCTCCTCAAATGATTAAAGGTCGCATACAGCTTTATCAGGAAAATTTATTTTTGGAAATGCAGGAAACTCCTGTTACAGAACGAGCAGGGATTGCCGAATGGCGTAAGCTTTGGAAGACGCTTGGAGCAGACCCTAATCGCTATCGTCATTCAGCCGAAAGCTTAATGCGCCGCATTGCCAAGCAAAATTATTTAACACCGTTCCATTCAGCAGTCGATTTAAATAATTTCTTCTCATTGCAATATGAAGTACCTATTGGGATTTACGACATGGACAAGCTACAAGGTGATATTGAGATAGCTCTTGGCGATGAGGAAACAGGCTATGAAGGCTTAAACGGACGTTATAACTCACTTAAAAATATTTTATATACACATGATGAGCTTGGAGCATTTGGCAGTCCCTTCGTTGATTCACAACGCACAGCTGTAACAGAGCAAACAACATCTGCCTTGCAAATCCTGTATTTACGTCCATCTCAATCTGAAGATAATTGTAAGGAATTGCTAGCAGCCATTGGCAAAATGTTCACACAAGTCAATGGTGGCGATTTCTCTATCGCCTTGCTGTCAAATACAACAAAAGAGGTGCCATTAAATGATTTCATTAGCGGAAGCAATTAA
- a CDS encoding DUF5713 family protein, with amino-acid sequence MKEINYLEIMYKDDYYPNFLVDKIKVLLEGGVHYLEQGPHSLEEIQAKFDEITLAINDLEDEFYANSSELETVARDSIAETVIDILQAYNIELDVEDALREREW; translated from the coding sequence ATGAAAGAAATAAACTACTTAGAAATTATGTATAAAGATGATTATTATCCAAACTTTTTAGTAGATAAAATTAAAGTATTGTTAGAGGGCGGCGTTCACTATTTAGAGCAAGGACCTCATTCTTTAGAGGAAATTCAAGCAAAGTTTGATGAGATTACTTTAGCGATTAACGATTTAGAGGATGAGTTTTATGCGAATAGCAGTGAGCTTGAAACAGTTGCAAGGGATAGCATTGCTGAAACAGTTATTGATATATTGCAAGCGTACAATATTGAGTTGGATGTGGAGGACGCATTACGGGAGCGTGAATGGTAA